A genomic region of Anaerolineales bacterium contains the following coding sequences:
- a CDS encoding site-specific DNA-methyltransferase, whose amino-acid sequence MAADKPDRKKGTRSRAFGSSSRENHDASSFYNSSLYASLPVESTAAYTQAELPAELHNRILNHSSEAMHELPDNSVHLMVTSPPYNAGKEYDLDLDLGEYLALLRRVWAETLRVLVPGGRACINVANLGRKPYLPLHAFIINDMLSLGYLMRGEIIWDKASSAGGSTAWGSWRSASNPTLRDVHEYILVFSKQRFGRPAPAGSKRYSVPRDDFLQNTKSVWSFPTVSARKIGHPAPFPLELPRRLIELYTFPGEVVLDPFMGSGTTALAAQTMQRVYLGYELDKKYIHLANQRLEGK is encoded by the coding sequence GATCGCAAGAAAGGCACGCGCAGCCGCGCCTTTGGCTCCTCCAGTCGCGAAAATCACGATGCCAGCAGTTTCTACAATAGCTCGTTGTATGCCTCGCTGCCGGTAGAGAGCACAGCCGCCTATACTCAAGCCGAACTGCCCGCCGAGCTACACAACCGTATTCTTAACCACAGCAGTGAAGCGATGCACGAGCTACCTGATAATAGCGTGCATCTGATGGTGACCTCACCGCCCTACAACGCCGGCAAGGAATATGATCTTGACCTGGACCTGGGCGAATACCTGGCCTTGCTGCGGCGCGTGTGGGCTGAGACCCTGCGCGTGCTGGTGCCTGGCGGGCGCGCCTGCATCAACGTGGCCAATTTGGGCCGCAAGCCCTACCTGCCGCTGCACGCCTTCATCATCAACGACATGCTTTCGCTGGGCTACCTGATGCGCGGCGAGATCATCTGGGATAAGGCCAGCTCGGCCGGCGGTTCGACGGCCTGGGGCTCCTGGCGCAGCGCCAGCAACCCCACGCTGCGCGATGTGCACGAATACATCCTCGTGTTCAGCAAGCAGCGCTTCGGCCGCCCAGCACCTGCGGGCAGCAAGCGCTACAGCGTGCCGCGCGATGACTTCCTGCAGAACACGAAGAGCGTGTGGAGCTTCCCCACGGTGTCGGCGCGCAAGATCGGCCATCCGGCGCCCTTTCCGTTGGAGCTGCCGCGCCGCCTGATCGAGCTATACACCTTCCCCGGCGAAGTGGTGCTGGATCCTTTTATGGGCAGCGGCACTACGGCGCTGGCCGCCCAAACTATGCAGCGCGTCTACCTAGGCTACGAGCTGGACAAAAAGTACATTCACCTTGCCAATCAACGTCTCGAGGGAAAATAA